A stretch of Fimbriimonadaceae bacterium DNA encodes these proteins:
- a CDS encoding ATP-dependent DNA helicase yields the protein MPKASHLIETAFERLAGRKGFVERPDQKQLALLLADCIEGPSSAAFEAPTGLGKSLACLVPAIAHALLDGKRTIIATYTNVLAEQYWRDDLPLALELFDGEPPKSEFLIGRQRYACLAAMDEQKGEVQARFRRVAQLGIESELRGMHGVSQRDAAKLWPLMAAPAVCPARLCPHFNECFYYRARRSAERAAIVITNHSVVMQDALLSQASSGELSLLGEYDYLILDEAHDFPLAALNALEFELSDAKLSQVAGIATKMEHALLPIAAQSGAGEEWVQTCVAYLETLKRAQRDVGAFGATLGHPGILAVAPAEVEAHEQVKRHSATHAKGGAEHLAAGVAEQTTAFVKKAQATIERSKRNSEVEPGKADEAAETVRNYSMYLREYAEGCLSLMEPNPVSVSYVGLRESGAILRHDVVDLAGPLHELLWSRVPAACLSATLAVDGAFDFFKRQTGMAPDFEEVLPSPFDFATQAALYLPPPGRIPDPTEARKSGQEEAYFDAVARELEQILLAMGGRTLALFHSRREMEAVRERMHVPDELPIVMQRWSGAAYAGERFKKDVATSLFALRSFWTGFDAPGETLSCVALVRVPFEVPIDPPQVARMAWLQTQGINPFAGHSLPMAKMMMRQGAGRLVRRDGDRGIVAALDARLHTKRYGEEILANLPQEMRRFDDVREAAGWVGIEGWS from the coding sequence TTGCCCAAGGCCAGCCATCTGATCGAGACCGCCTTCGAGCGGCTCGCCGGTCGCAAAGGGTTCGTCGAGCGGCCGGACCAGAAGCAGCTCGCCCTCCTCCTGGCCGACTGCATCGAAGGACCCTCCTCGGCGGCGTTCGAGGCGCCCACGGGGTTGGGCAAGTCGCTCGCGTGCCTCGTCCCGGCGATCGCGCACGCGCTCCTCGACGGGAAGCGCACGATCATCGCCACCTACACGAACGTGCTGGCGGAGCAGTACTGGCGCGACGACCTGCCGCTCGCGCTCGAGCTGTTCGACGGCGAGCCTCCCAAGTCCGAGTTCCTCATCGGCCGACAGCGGTACGCGTGTCTTGCGGCCATGGACGAGCAGAAAGGCGAGGTGCAGGCACGGTTTCGACGCGTCGCCCAACTGGGCATCGAGTCCGAGCTGCGCGGCATGCACGGTGTGAGCCAGCGCGACGCCGCGAAGCTGTGGCCGCTGATGGCCGCGCCCGCCGTGTGTCCGGCGCGCCTGTGTCCGCACTTCAACGAGTGCTTCTACTACCGCGCGCGCCGTTCTGCCGAGCGCGCGGCGATCGTGATCACCAACCACAGCGTCGTGATGCAGGACGCCCTGCTCTCCCAGGCGTCGAGCGGCGAACTCAGCTTGCTGGGCGAGTACGACTACCTGATCCTCGACGAGGCGCACGACTTCCCGCTGGCCGCCCTCAACGCCCTGGAGTTCGAACTGAGCGATGCCAAGCTTTCGCAGGTGGCGGGGATCGCGACAAAGATGGAGCATGCGTTGCTCCCCATCGCCGCGCAATCCGGCGCCGGCGAGGAGTGGGTGCAGACCTGTGTCGCCTACCTGGAGACTCTCAAGCGGGCGCAGCGCGATGTCGGCGCCTTCGGAGCGACGCTTGGCCACCCCGGCATCCTGGCGGTCGCCCCCGCGGAGGTCGAAGCGCACGAGCAGGTGAAGCGGCACTCCGCGACCCACGCCAAAGGAGGTGCCGAACACCTCGCCGCAGGCGTGGCGGAGCAGACGACTGCCTTCGTCAAGAAGGCGCAAGCGACGATTGAGCGGAGCAAACGCAACAGCGAGGTCGAGCCGGGGAAGGCCGACGAGGCGGCGGAGACGGTGCGCAACTACTCCATGTACCTGCGCGAGTACGCCGAAGGGTGCCTCTCGCTCATGGAGCCGAACCCCGTGTCGGTGAGCTACGTGGGTTTGCGCGAATCCGGGGCGATCCTGCGCCACGACGTCGTGGACCTCGCCGGACCCCTCCACGAACTGCTCTGGTCGCGCGTGCCGGCCGCGTGCCTCTCGGCGACCCTCGCGGTCGATGGCGCTTTCGACTTCTTCAAGCGCCAGACGGGCATGGCGCCGGACTTCGAAGAGGTGCTCCCCTCGCCGTTCGATTTTGCCACGCAGGCCGCGCTCTACCTTCCCCCGCCCGGTCGCATTCCCGACCCGACCGAGGCGCGCAAGAGCGGCCAGGAGGAGGCGTACTTCGACGCCGTCGCGCGCGAGCTCGAGCAGATCCTCCTCGCCATGGGTGGGCGCACCCTTGCCCTGTTTCACAGCCGGCGCGAGATGGAGGCCGTGCGCGAGCGGATGCACGTGCCGGACGAACTTCCGATCGTGATGCAGCGCTGGTCGGGGGCCGCGTACGCGGGCGAGCGGTTCAAGAAGGACGTCGCCACCTCGCTCTTCGCCCTTCGCTCGTTCTGGACCGGGTTCGACGCGCCGGGGGAGACGCTCTCTTGCGTGGCTCTGGTGCGCGTGCCGTTCGAAGTGCCGATCGATCCCCCTCAAGTCGCGCGCATGGCGTGGCTTCAGACACAAGGGATCAACCCCTTCGCCGGACACAGCCTGCCCATGGCGAAGATGATGATGCGCCAAGGCGCCGGCCGGCTCGTCCGCCGCGATGGCGACCGGGGCATCGTGGCCGCCCTCGACGCGAGGCTCCATACGAAGCGCTACGGCGAGGAGATCCTCGCGAACCTCCCGCAGGAGATGCGCCGCTTCGACGACGTCCGCGAAGCGGCGGGTTGGGTCGGTATCGAGGGCTGGAGCTAG
- a CDS encoding ABC transporter ATP-binding protein: MLEVKNLRKVYGPLVAVEELSFTLQPGDVFGFIGSNGAGKTTTIRMISTLLEPTSGTATINGADIWKDPMEVRRLIGYMPDFFGLYDDVKVWEYLDFFATIYRVPVNQRPAVIDNVLELTDLTVKRDAFVQSLSRGMQQRLCLARCLVHDPALLLLDEPASGLDPRARAELRELILELGRMGKIVIVSSHILSELSGFCNTVGIIEKGRLLASGPVKEVIGSIRTSRVLEVRFLEDAGAPLQFAKARAHVNDAQMGPEGQVCIDFVGTLEDQASLLEAFVAAGHRVVDFRETHADLEDVFMRLTTGALN; encoded by the coding sequence ATGCTTGAAGTCAAGAATCTGCGCAAGGTCTACGGGCCGCTCGTGGCCGTCGAGGAGCTCAGCTTCACGTTGCAGCCGGGCGACGTGTTCGGGTTCATCGGGTCGAACGGGGCGGGCAAGACCACGACGATCCGTATGATCTCGACGCTCCTCGAGCCCACCTCGGGCACCGCGACGATCAACGGCGCCGACATCTGGAAGGACCCGATGGAGGTGCGGCGGCTGATCGGCTACATGCCCGACTTCTTCGGCTTGTACGACGACGTGAAGGTGTGGGAGTACCTCGACTTCTTCGCGACGATCTACCGGGTGCCGGTCAACCAGCGCCCGGCGGTGATCGACAACGTGCTCGAGCTGACCGACCTGACGGTCAAGCGCGACGCCTTCGTCCAGTCGCTCTCTCGGGGAATGCAGCAACGGCTGTGCCTCGCCCGCTGCCTGGTGCACGACCCGGCGCTGCTGCTTCTCGACGAGCCCGCGAGCGGTTTGGACCCGCGGGCGCGAGCGGAGTTGCGCGAGCTGATTCTCGAACTCGGTCGCATGGGGAAGATCGTTATCGTCTCCTCGCACATCCTGTCCGAGCTTTCGGGGTTCTGCAACACCGTCGGGATCATCGAGAAGGGGCGGCTGTTGGCGTCGGGTCCCGTCAAAGAGGTGATCGGCAGCATCCGGACGTCCCGCGTGCTGGAGGTGCGGTTCCTCGAAGACGCCGGTGCGCCCCTGCAGTTCGCGAAGGCCCGTGCCCACGTGAACGACGCGCAGATGGGACCCGAAGGCCAGGTGTGCATCGACTTCGTCGGGACGCTCGAGGATCAGGCGTCCCTGCTGGAGGCCTTTGTGGCGGCGGGACACCGGGTGGTGGACTTCCGCGAGACGCACGCGGACCTCGAAGACGTCTTCATGCGCTTGACGACGGGGGCGTTGAACTGA
- a CDS encoding Ku protein: MARSIWNGVISFGMVSIPVRLTTAVTSKDVSFHQLHEKCGSRLKQQRYCPVCERTVEFNEVDRGYEYAKGQHVVLEPEDFEKLPLPSKHTIEVSSIAETAEIDPIYYDSTYYLEPEDTGRKPYALLLKALKEKNVVAVAKIAIRHKESLCVLRPGKDNTIVLETLFYPDEIRKPEETNLDLSTVGEKEMAMADSLIDLLQEPFNPSEYQDKYREALLEMIENKMQGGAVVEQPDVAETGVIDLMDALRASVEAAKKKKA, translated from the coding sequence ATGGCGCGCTCGATTTGGAACGGGGTTATCAGCTTTGGGATGGTCAGCATCCCGGTTCGGCTCACCACGGCGGTGACCAGCAAGGACGTGTCCTTCCACCAGTTGCACGAGAAGTGCGGGTCGCGGCTGAAGCAGCAGCGCTACTGCCCGGTCTGCGAGCGGACCGTCGAGTTCAACGAGGTCGACCGGGGGTACGAGTACGCCAAGGGCCAGCACGTGGTGCTCGAGCCCGAGGACTTCGAAAAGCTGCCCTTGCCTTCGAAGCACACCATCGAGGTCTCGTCCATCGCGGAAACGGCGGAGATCGACCCGATCTACTACGACTCCACGTACTACCTCGAGCCCGAGGACACGGGGCGCAAACCCTACGCCTTGCTCCTGAAGGCGCTCAAGGAGAAGAACGTGGTCGCCGTCGCGAAGATCGCGATCCGGCACAAGGAGAGCCTGTGCGTGCTCCGACCGGGCAAGGACAACACCATCGTGCTCGAGACCCTCTTCTACCCCGACGAGATTCGAAAGCCGGAAGAGACGAACCTCGATCTCTCCACGGTGGGCGAGAAGGAGATGGCGATGGCCGACAGCCTCATCGATCTCCTCCAGGAGCCCTTCAACCCCTCCGAGTACCAGGACAAGTACCGCGAGGCCCTGCTCGAGATGATCGAGAACAAGATGCAGGGTGGAGCCGTCGTGGAACAGCCCGATGTCGCGGAGACCGGCGTCATCGATCTGATGGACGCCCTCCGCGCCAGCGTCGAGGCCGCGAAGAAGAAGAAGGCCTAG
- the ligD gene encoding non-homologous end-joining DNA ligase has product MDEERGALERYAAKRSASVTPEPGPGEAAPAHGPLLFVVQKHAARNLHYDVRIELDGVLISWAVPKGPSALLGEKRLAMKVEDHPLEYRHFEGQIPKGQYGGGEMIVWDAGTYLPDDDGTPVQLDRDEALRRVRKGLEAGKLSLWFRGERLKGSYAFVKIKTGDNQWLLLKHRDPYAQEAEDTLLAPETSVLSGRTLEDVRGGRKAAEEPPVHPASQVQDARRAPLPEAFKPMLASSCDQPFDDDRWTFELKLDGIRIVAILDRGRVKLLSRGEKDVTRKFPAVVAQLAALDVRQAVLDGEVIALDERKKVNFQTLMKRFLLDRDLDIRNASRKVPASYCVFDVLHLDGWDLTRTPLSARKELLETIALPGAHLQRVDHYPGEGKVLFEAARQMELEGVVAKRLDSRYAPGARSDQWLKCKTFLSDDFFIGGFTQGEGARKETFGSLCVGQFQEGKLVSFGNVGSGFDDTMLATFRKQLDEISQTQCPFDPPPPAPPGTTWVAPVLACEVKYANLTDEGNLRAPVFLRMRPDLAPPGPDPAEAAPVTPPTDPAEALAIEANLDAVLDQIDGATKGFELQVQGAIVAVTNPDKPLWPGLGDEAPVTKRDYLRYLAQVSPYLLPNMRDRPITLTRYPHGIEGEHFYQKHYEHDLPPFVETFRIFSGHNQKATEYMVCNNLPTLLWLGQIADLELHTWYSRISPEPDARDKGLDFWSSEEALEASVLNYPDFMVIDLDPYIYSGNEKKGAEPELDRAAFAKTVEIALALRPILEALGLKGFPKLSGKTGIHIFVPIVRNLEYDAVRAFAATLGHHLLRQRPKDVTMEWSVPKRTGKIFYDHNQNVRGKTLASIYSPRPAPGAPVSVPVEWDELENVYPTDFTVRTVMARLEVKGDLWKGILEEKVDVAKLLG; this is encoded by the coding sequence ATGGACGAAGAGCGCGGAGCGCTCGAACGGTACGCGGCCAAGCGCAGCGCTTCGGTCACCCCGGAGCCGGGTCCCGGCGAGGCTGCCCCTGCGCACGGGCCCCTGCTGTTCGTCGTCCAAAAACACGCGGCGCGCAATCTGCACTACGACGTCCGGATCGAACTCGACGGCGTGCTGATCTCGTGGGCGGTGCCGAAGGGGCCGAGCGCGCTCCTTGGCGAAAAGCGGCTGGCGATGAAGGTCGAAGACCACCCGCTCGAGTACCGCCACTTCGAGGGGCAGATCCCCAAGGGTCAGTACGGCGGCGGAGAGATGATCGTCTGGGATGCGGGGACCTACCTTCCCGACGACGACGGCACTCCGGTCCAGCTCGACCGCGACGAGGCGCTGCGCCGGGTGCGCAAGGGCTTGGAAGCCGGCAAGCTCTCGCTCTGGTTCAGAGGCGAGCGGCTCAAGGGCTCGTACGCGTTCGTGAAGATCAAGACCGGCGACAACCAATGGCTCCTGCTGAAACACCGGGACCCCTATGCCCAGGAAGCTGAGGACACCCTGCTCGCACCGGAAACGTCCGTGCTCTCCGGCAGGACCCTCGAGGACGTGCGCGGGGGTCGGAAGGCCGCGGAGGAACCCCCCGTCCATCCCGCCTCCCAGGTTCAAGACGCCCGCCGCGCGCCGCTCCCCGAGGCCTTCAAGCCCATGCTCGCCAGCTCGTGCGACCAGCCCTTCGACGACGACCGGTGGACGTTCGAACTCAAGCTGGACGGGATCCGGATCGTTGCGATCCTCGACCGGGGGAGGGTCAAGCTGCTCTCGCGAGGCGAGAAGGACGTCACCCGCAAGTTCCCGGCGGTCGTCGCGCAGCTCGCGGCGCTCGATGTGCGCCAAGCCGTGCTCGACGGAGAGGTGATCGCCCTGGACGAGCGCAAGAAGGTCAACTTCCAGACGCTGATGAAGCGGTTCCTCCTCGATCGCGACCTCGACATCCGGAACGCCTCGCGCAAAGTGCCCGCCTCGTACTGCGTGTTCGACGTGCTCCACCTGGACGGGTGGGACCTTACCCGCACGCCTCTCTCGGCCCGCAAGGAGCTCCTCGAGACGATCGCCCTGCCCGGCGCCCACCTCCAGCGCGTGGACCACTACCCCGGAGAAGGCAAGGTCTTGTTCGAAGCCGCACGGCAGATGGAGCTGGAGGGGGTCGTCGCCAAACGCCTCGACAGCCGGTACGCGCCCGGCGCGCGCTCCGACCAGTGGCTCAAGTGCAAGACCTTCTTGAGCGACGATTTCTTCATCGGCGGCTTCACTCAAGGCGAAGGCGCGCGAAAGGAGACCTTCGGATCCCTGTGCGTCGGCCAATTTCAAGAAGGCAAGCTCGTCTCGTTCGGAAACGTGGGGAGCGGGTTCGACGATACGATGCTTGCGACGTTTCGCAAGCAGCTCGACGAGATTTCGCAAACCCAGTGCCCGTTCGATCCTCCTCCCCCGGCGCCGCCAGGCACGACGTGGGTCGCGCCCGTGCTCGCGTGCGAGGTGAAGTACGCGAACCTCACGGACGAAGGGAACCTGCGCGCGCCGGTCTTCTTGCGCATGCGGCCCGATCTCGCGCCTCCCGGGCCCGACCCGGCCGAAGCCGCCCCGGTCACCCCGCCCACGGATCCAGCCGAGGCGCTCGCGATCGAAGCGAACCTGGATGCCGTCCTCGACCAGATCGACGGGGCCACGAAGGGGTTCGAACTCCAGGTGCAAGGGGCGATCGTGGCGGTCACCAACCCGGACAAGCCCCTTTGGCCGGGACTCGGGGACGAAGCCCCCGTCACCAAGCGCGACTACCTGCGCTACCTCGCCCAGGTCTCACCCTATCTCCTGCCGAACATGCGCGACCGGCCGATCACCCTCACGCGCTACCCGCACGGCATCGAGGGCGAACACTTCTACCAGAAGCACTACGAGCACGACCTCCCGCCCTTCGTGGAGACGTTCCGCATCTTCTCGGGCCACAACCAGAAGGCCACCGAGTACATGGTGTGCAACAACCTGCCCACGCTCCTGTGGCTGGGCCAGATCGCGGACCTCGAGCTGCACACGTGGTACTCGCGAATCTCGCCGGAGCCGGACGCCCGCGACAAGGGGCTCGACTTCTGGTCGAGCGAGGAGGCACTGGAGGCGTCCGTGCTCAACTACCCGGACTTCATGGTGATCGACCTCGATCCCTACATCTACTCAGGGAACGAGAAGAAGGGCGCCGAGCCCGAACTCGACCGCGCCGCCTTCGCCAAGACGGTGGAGATCGCCCTTGCCCTGCGTCCGATCCTCGAGGCCCTGGGGCTCAAGGGCTTTCCCAAGCTGTCCGGCAAGACCGGCATCCACATCTTCGTGCCGATCGTGCGGAACCTGGAGTACGACGCGGTGCGCGCGTTCGCCGCCACGCTCGGCCACCACCTCCTGCGCCAGCGACCCAAGGACGTGACCATGGAGTGGTCGGTCCCGAAACGCACCGGGAAGATCTTCTACGACCACAACCAGAACGTCCGGGGAAAGACCCTGGCCAGCATCTACTCGCCCCGCCCAGCACCCGGCGCGCCGGTCTCGGTGCCCGTGGAGTGGGACGAGTTGGAGAACGTGTATCCCACCGACTTCACCGTTCGCACGGTGATGGCGCGACTGGAGGTCAAGGGCGACCTGTGGAAGGGCATCTTGGAAGAGAAGGTGGACGTCGCGAAACTGCTGGGATGA
- a CDS encoding GxxExxY protein, whose product MTENEISRVVFGAALGVHRALGPGLLESVYESALAYELGREGLSVKRQQAIAAVYDGLPLGLGFRTDLVIEEKVIVEIKSVEEVPHVAFKVVLTYLRLADMRLGLLINFGETQLRNGFRRIANKLVENAP is encoded by the coding sequence ATGACTGAGAACGAGATTTCCCGCGTCGTGTTCGGTGCGGCGCTCGGGGTGCATCGTGCATTGGGCCCGGGGTTGTTGGAGAGCGTCTACGAGTCGGCGCTGGCCTACGAGCTTGGCAGGGAGGGATTGTCGGTGAAGCGCCAGCAGGCGATCGCAGCAGTCTACGATGGTCTGCCGCTCGGCCTGGGATTTCGGACCGATCTCGTGATCGAGGAGAAGGTGATCGTGGAGATCAAGTCGGTTGAAGAGGTCCCTCACGTGGCTTTCAAGGTGGTTCTCACCTACCTGAGACTTGCAGACATGCGCCTCGGGCTGCTGATCAACTTCGGAGAGACCCAACTCCGAAACGGATTCCGAAGAATAGCCAACAAACTCGTCGAGAACGCCCCTTAG
- a CDS encoding ABC transporter permease — protein MAHAIGDGLREAKRTYFGNATAVRDFRSQIRGTRALVLLTLYLLLLLMIVAAIYVSTVQVATVSISVAQESLSRFYVAVLALLAAAVTAITPALSALAVIGEKQRRSLDLVFSAPVTPYYFLVGKLISNFRWTALLILLAMPFCAVSIVLGGATWTDALGAFLILLWAGLLYSAIGIVLSTLAATPVAAIMQTYAVVGVYSMVVGIASTASSISYAMGRVDIPWWTGFSPFAAGMMGSSSAEVFGIAVPHWVSVGLVTLVAVRLLLLGAASAMSGYDAPETRRLRIEGWVVMIALGFFLGGLAAPNTAVSPAGPMADFGSGWGATTALLMVPLLVFLPNLVCSAPDADRRFRFNGMVDWRQVWRGTPAGSLPYLVLLWAGLFGGSALRGLIWQDGAIDAEFATRALWALAFLYFWWALGQFVSAYATTLRGARAAIFALGLIVLVIPFPVLSVMTATADPGNTYLFALHLMSPLFWRSDLSAGVHLVALAAFGMGAAALARNRYQELGYGQRHSPSADSV, from the coding sequence ATGGCGCACGCGATCGGAGACGGGCTGCGCGAGGCGAAGCGCACCTACTTCGGAAACGCCACGGCCGTACGCGACTTCCGCTCGCAGATCCGCGGCACGCGCGCGTTGGTGTTGCTCACGCTCTACCTCTTGCTCCTGTTGATGATCGTCGCGGCGATCTACGTCTCGACCGTTCAGGTAGCGACCGTCTCGATTTCGGTGGCCCAGGAGTCCCTGAGCCGTTTCTACGTGGCGGTCTTGGCTCTGCTCGCGGCGGCGGTGACGGCGATCACTCCCGCGCTCAGCGCGTTGGCCGTGATCGGCGAGAAGCAGCGCCGTTCGCTCGACCTTGTGTTCAGCGCTCCCGTCACGCCGTACTACTTCCTGGTCGGGAAGCTGATCAGCAACTTCCGCTGGACCGCGCTTCTGATCCTCCTGGCGATGCCGTTCTGCGCTGTCAGCATCGTGCTGGGCGGAGCCACGTGGACCGATGCGCTGGGCGCGTTCCTCATCCTCCTTTGGGCAGGCCTGCTCTACTCGGCGATCGGGATCGTGCTCTCGACGCTGGCGGCCACTCCGGTCGCCGCGATCATGCAGACGTACGCGGTCGTCGGCGTCTACTCGATGGTGGTGGGGATCGCCTCCACCGCTTCGAGCATCAGCTACGCGATGGGCAGAGTCGACATCCCGTGGTGGACGGGGTTCAGTCCCTTTGCGGCGGGGATGATGGGTTCGAGTTCGGCCGAGGTCTTTGGGATCGCCGTCCCGCACTGGGTCAGTGTGGGTCTGGTCACGCTGGTCGCGGTTCGGCTGCTTCTCCTCGGCGCCGCCTCGGCGATGTCCGGTTACGACGCGCCCGAAACGCGACGGCTGCGCATCGAGGGGTGGGTCGTGATGATCGCGCTGGGGTTCTTCCTGGGGGGTCTGGCCGCGCCGAACACCGCCGTGTCCCCCGCGGGTCCGATGGCCGATTTCGGGTCGGGTTGGGGTGCGACAACGGCGCTGCTGATGGTGCCGCTCCTCGTGTTCCTGCCCAACCTCGTGTGCAGCGCGCCCGATGCGGATCGGCGCTTCCGATTCAACGGGATGGTGGACTGGCGGCAGGTCTGGCGTGGAACGCCTGCGGGGTCGCTCCCGTATCTGGTGTTGCTGTGGGCTGGCTTGTTTGGGGGCTCCGCGCTCCGCGGTTTGATTTGGCAGGACGGCGCGATCGACGCCGAATTCGCGACGCGCGCACTCTGGGCCCTGGCCTTTCTCTATTTCTGGTGGGCGTTGGGTCAGTTCGTGTCGGCGTACGCCACCACGTTGCGAGGGGCCCGCGCGGCGATCTTCGCTCTGGGGCTGATCGTGCTGGTCATCCCGTTCCCGGTGCTTTCGGTCATGACCGCCACGGCCGATCCGGGAAACACCTATCTGTTCGCGCTGCATCTGATGTCGCCGCTGTTCTGGCGCAGCGACCTCTCGGCCGGCGTGCATCTGGTGGCGCTGGCGGCGTTTGGAATGGGGGCGGCCGCGCTGGCGCGCAACCGTTATCAGGAGCTTGGATATGGACAACGACACTCACCTTCGGCTGATTCGGTTTAG
- a CDS encoding ABC transporter permease produces the protein MNWFRSAVLDNPMFAEMPRQARRFVSPSGSGAVNRLAVGCMIAAYLGFMTLVGESQMPFEGVVWVEMILAAILVAPVTHKAIAGERDRRSWDLLQVAPLRPEQIVVGRFVGAMIPFLTLAVLATMVAPFSTASNSFYADGYRYASPAISTVALSQVYVVSWSLCLVALGILISARSRRAFTALASTFGVLVIWLVVLPVLGSVVFDSFTWQIAEQLFPFTTLSSIFARTPDSQALTSPLAGALLMSTVYTIAGVSLLVWASKTLHFADNQVRFAGGRRHA, from the coding sequence GTGAACTGGTTCCGAAGCGCGGTGCTCGACAATCCGATGTTCGCCGAGATGCCGCGACAGGCGCGCAGGTTCGTCTCGCCGTCGGGTTCGGGAGCAGTCAACCGCCTGGCCGTGGGTTGCATGATCGCCGCCTACCTGGGATTCATGACCCTCGTCGGAGAGTCGCAGATGCCGTTCGAGGGCGTGGTCTGGGTCGAAATGATCCTGGCAGCGATCCTTGTCGCTCCCGTGACCCACAAGGCGATCGCGGGCGAGCGGGATCGGCGTTCGTGGGACCTTCTGCAGGTCGCCCCACTCCGTCCCGAGCAGATCGTGGTGGGTCGGTTTGTCGGGGCGATGATTCCGTTCCTGACCCTCGCCGTGCTTGCCACGATGGTCGCCCCGTTTTCGACGGCTTCGAACAGCTTTTACGCCGACGGATACCGGTACGCCAGCCCGGCGATCTCGACGGTCGCGCTGTCGCAGGTCTACGTGGTGAGTTGGAGTCTGTGCCTGGTGGCGCTCGGCATCCTCATTTCGGCGCGGAGCCGTCGCGCGTTCACGGCCCTTGCCTCCACGTTCGGCGTGTTGGTGATCTGGCTGGTGGTGTTGCCGGTGCTTGGGTCGGTGGTGTTCGACTCGTTCACGTGGCAGATCGCCGAACAGCTGTTTCCGTTCACGACCCTGAGCTCGATCTTTGCGCGCACCCCGGACAGTCAAGCGCTGACGTCCCCGTTGGCGGGGGCTCTGCTGATGTCGACGGTCTACACGATCGCCGGCGTTTCGTTGCTGGTTTGGGCCTCCAAGACCCTCCATTTCGCCGACAACCAAGTTCGATTCGCGGGAGGACGCCGCCATGCTTGA
- a CDS encoding DedA family protein, with product MEIFSQLGDFILHFDKHLQEVIRDYGAWTYGILAFIVFAETGFVVTPFLPGDSLLFAAGLFAHRAELNVWILFFLLTAAAILGNSTNYAIGRYAGHKLFRNEKAKFLNPANLAKTHAFFEKHGPLAIVVARFVPFARTFAPCVAGMGAMPPAKFQFYNVVGAVLWVGGFVFAGFLFAEIPVVRDSFSMVVLGIIGITLLPFVFELVRHGWRARVSRKER from the coding sequence ATGGAGATCTTCTCGCAGCTCGGCGATTTCATCCTGCACTTCGACAAGCACCTCCAGGAGGTGATTCGGGACTACGGGGCGTGGACCTACGGGATCCTGGCGTTCATCGTGTTCGCCGAGACCGGGTTCGTGGTCACCCCGTTCCTGCCGGGCGATTCGCTCCTGTTCGCCGCCGGCCTCTTCGCGCACCGCGCCGAGCTGAACGTGTGGATCCTGTTCTTCCTGCTCACCGCCGCCGCGATCCTGGGCAACTCCACGAACTACGCGATCGGCCGCTACGCGGGCCACAAGCTGTTCCGCAACGAGAAGGCGAAGTTCCTCAACCCGGCCAACCTCGCGAAGACCCACGCGTTCTTCGAGAAGCACGGCCCGCTGGCGATCGTCGTCGCCCGCTTCGTCCCGTTCGCGCGCACCTTCGCACCGTGCGTCGCCGGGATGGGCGCGATGCCGCCCGCGAAGTTCCAGTTCTACAACGTGGTGGGTGCGGTGCTCTGGGTAGGCGGCTTCGTGTTCGCAGGGTTCCTGTTCGCGGAAATCCCCGTCGTGCGCGACAGCTTCTCGATGGTCGTGCTGGGGATCATCGGGATCACGCTGCTTCCGTTTGTGTTCGAATTGGTGAGGCATGGGTGGCGGGCGAGAGTTTCACGCAAAGAACGCTAA